The Neurospora crassa OR74A linkage group IV, whole genome shotgun sequence genome has a segment encoding these proteins:
- a CDS encoding 50S ribosomal protein L4 encodes MASPAALRPSMGAIMQTCRSAATAPKVAVAVPVRALSTSAALLKRHKYPTARVTRDNSKQRGESALRKSGTRWKLSVSDEPLPEPVPREELPPIQVDENHGLWDFFYDRETVAMAPLEHTKHGRAWTVSELRKKSWDDLHRLWWVCVKERNRIATANWERTKSELGFGLAEANERDRNVKQTMRGIKHVLTERFYAWEDAVKLAEQDPEIDLSNPENPYTPSTFLEAEETAEGAEASETQSTTTEIDPTTIPSSKSQAEAPRV; translated from the exons ATGGCCTCACCAGCCGCCCTCCGGCCCTCCATGGGCGCCATTATGCAGACCTGCCGCTCGGCCGCAACAGCACCCAaggtcgccgtcgccgtcccGGTCAGGGCACTTTCGACCTCGGCTGCCCTCCTCAAGCGCCACAAATACCCGACCGCCCGCGTGACCCGCGATAACTCCAAGCAGCGTGGCGAGTCTGCGCTACGCAAGTCCGGCACGCGCTGGAAGCTCTCTGTCTCCGACGAACCCCTCCCCGAGCCTGTCCCGCGCGAGGAGCTGCCCCCGATCCAAGTCGACGAGAACCACGGCCTGTGGGACTTCTTTTACGACCGTGAGACCGTCGCCATGGCACCCCTCGAGCACACCAAGCACGGCCGCGCCTGGACCGTTTCCGAGCTGCGCAAGAAGTCGTGGGACGACCTGCACCGGCTATGGTGGGTCTGTGTCAAGGAGCGCAACCGCATTGCGACGGCGAACTGGGAGCGCACAAAGAGCGAATTGGGTTTCGGTCTTGCTGAGGCCAATGAGCGTGACCGCAAT GTCAAGCAAACGATGCGCGGAATCAAGCATGTGCTCACCGAGCGCTTCTATGCTTGGGAGGATGCAGTCAAGCTGGCCGAGCAGGACCCGGAGATCGACCTGTCCAACCCCGAGAACCCCTACACGCCTAGCACATTCCTCGAGGCGGAAGAGACGGCGGAGGGCGCCGAGGCCAGCGAGACGcaatccaccaccacagaaATCGACCCAACAACGATACCATCATCCAAGTCCC
- a CDS encoding C2H2 transcription factor RfeC: MEGLPHYSTNVINTSAASYNPSPSAISPHQLQQQQQQQQQQQSTATAPPQTLPPLQPSNTVMQQPPSYGSYPHTPRTATPNTPASTSNMASYPPPPPNGAGRGAGYPMMGSNPYPQQSYATSSAMMPQSTTAASHPQPIAPAPSPANGRVPPVLRPMPAGGVMQPGMNSPYGQSPLIAAQASMLPEGDQPTHVVGSQGRRGILPSAPGKPAAPAAGSASAKNQIPQKDADGKFPCPHCTKTYLHAKHLKRHLLRHTGDRPYMCVLCRDTFSRSDILKRHFIKCSVRRGNPTGASHLSHPQAHVKKNAQAQQKAMGEGGDVNHMNGMGNMTADGMVHPFGLIPTSDSMNNMGNNQDQLSRSSSINRIDDANRDRRSMTGSVMGGTTRGGSFDQTYNGQEVSNNMTANINPQLANYSMPQQQNGMQMFGGSGGTDWSQMFQNGPERNQTRA; encoded by the exons ATGGAAGGTTTGCCGCACTACTCGACGAATGTCATAAACACGTCGGCAGCTTCATACAACCCTTCGCCTTCAGCCATTTCTCCGCACCAgctccagcagcaacaacagcaacaacagcaacaacaatccACCGCGACTGCCCCCCCGCAGACACTGCCTCCTCTCCAGCCCAGCAACACGGTCATGCAGCAACCTCCCTCCTACGGCAGCTACCCTCACACCCCGAGAACTGCAACCCCCAACACGCCTGCTTCCACTAGCAACATGGCCAGctatcctccccctccccccaacGGCGCTGGCCGCGGCGCTGGCTACCCCATGATGGGCAGCAACCCGTATCCCCAGCAGTCCTACGCGACATCTTCGGCCATGATGCCCcagtccaccaccgccgcctcgcATCCCCAGCCCATTGCCCCGGCCCCGTCCCCGGCTAACGGCCGTGTACCCCCGGTGCTCCGCCCGATGCCGGCTGGTGGAGTCATGCAGCCGGGCATGAACTCTCCCTACGGCCAGAGTCCACTCATTGCCGCTCAAGCGTCAATGCTTCCCGAGGGGGACCAACCTACCCACGTGGTTGGATCTCAGGGACGTCGCGGCATTCTTCCAAGTGCGCCTGGAAAGCCCGCTGCTCCGGCTGCCGGCAGCGCGTCTGCTAAAAACCAGATTCCCCAGAAGGATGCCGATGGCAAGTTCCCTTGCCCGCACTGCACAAAAACCTACCTCCATGCCAAGCACCTCAAGAGGCATCTTCTCCGCC ACACCGGCGATCGCCCCTATATGTGTGTCTTGTGCCGTGATACCTTCTCGAGAAGTGATATTTTGAAGCGCCATTTTATCAAGTGCTCCGTCCGTCGCGGCAACCCCACTGGCGCCAGCCATTTGTCGCACCCCCAGGCCCATGTCAAGAAGAACGCGCAGGCTCAACAAAAGGCTATGGGTGAGGGAGGCGATGTGAATCACATGAACGGTATGGGCAACATGACCGCTGACGGCATGGTCCACCCTTTTGGCCTCATCCCCACCTCCGATAGCATGAACAACATGGGCAACAACCAGGATCAACTGTCGAGATCCAGCAGCATCAATAGGATTGACGACGCGAATCGCGACAGGAGAAGCATGACTGGTTCCGTTATGGGCGGTACCACTCGTGGAGGCAGCTTCGATCAGACTTACAACGGTCAGGAGGTTAGCAACAACATGACTGCCAACATCAACCCCCAACTTGCCAACTACAGCATGCCCCAGCAGCAGAATGGCATGCAGATGTTTGGTGGATCGGGCGGTACCGATTGGTCCCAGATGTTCCAGAACG GTCCCGAACGCAATCAAACCCGTGCTTAG
- a CDS encoding cytochrome P450 61, with protein sequence MASNATSFTSPLASAKLGTVAVPPQLEYVIDTISQASGWTIVFTLLAVLVAWDQIKYVLNKGTIAGPSWKIPFIGPFLESLDPKFEEYYAKWLSGPLSCVSVFHKFVVIASTRDMARKVFNSPSYVKPCVVDVAHKLLGADNWVFLDGPAHVEFRKGLNGLFTRRALEIYLPGQEEVYNRYFKSFLEITKNAGGKPVPWMPHFREVITAVSCRSFVGHYISDEAVKKIADDYYLITAALELVNFPIIIPYTKTWYGKKAADMVLAEFAKCAAKSKVRMAAGGEATCIMDAWIKQMIDSKKWREAVASGNTEGLEKPTHLLRDFTDYEISQTIFTFLFASQDATSSAATWLFQIMAQRPDVLDRVREENLKVRNGDIHAPINMEQLESMTYTRAVVRELLRYRPPVLMVPYLVKKAFPITEDYTIPKGSMVVPTTYMALRDPEVYPNPDYFDPERYYSGDAEAKGAKNYLVFGVGPHYCLGQHYAQLNLALFVGKASLLLDWKHHPTPLSEEIKVFATIFPKDDCPLTFEERKW encoded by the exons ATGGCTTCCAACGCAACCAGCTTTACCTCGCCGCTGGCCAGCGCCAAGCTCGGCACCGTTGCTGTCCCTCCCCAGCTCGAATACGTTATCGATACCATCTCCCAGGCGAGCGGCTGGACTATTGTCTTTACTCTTCTTGCTGTTCTTGTTGCTTGGGATCAGA TCAAGTACGTCCTCAACAAGGGCACAATCGCTGGTCCATCATGGAAGATTCCCTTTATCGGACCCTTCTTGGAGTCCCTTGACCCCAAGTTCGAGGAATACTATGCCAAGTGGCTGAGCGGTCCTCTCAGCTGCGTTTCCGTCTTCCACAA GTTTGTCGTGATTGCCTCGACTCGCGATATGGCCCGTAAGGTCTTCAACAGCCCCAGTTATGTCAAGCCCTGCGTCGTCGATGTCGCCCACAAGCTCCTCGGCGCCGATAACTGGGTCTTCCTCGATGGCCCCGCCCACGTCGAGTTCCGCAAGGGTCTCAACGGCCTCTTCACTCGCAGGGCTCTCGAGATCTACCTTCCCGGACAGGAGGAGGTGTACAACCGCTACTTCAAGTCCTTCCTGGAGATCACCAAGAACGCCGGCGGAAAGCCCGTCCCCTGGATGCCCCACTTCCGTGAGGTCATTACTGCTGTCTCTTGCCGTTCCTTCGTCGGTCACTACATTTCTGATGAGGCTGTCAAGAAGATTGCCGACGACTACTACCTGATCACCGCCGCTCTCGAGCTTGTCAACTTCCCCATCATTATTCCCTACACCAAGACGTGGTATGGCAAGAAGGCGGCTGATATGGTCCTTGCCGAGTTTGCCAAGTGTGCTGCGAAGAGCAAGGTCCGCATGGCTGCTGGAGGCGAGGCCACCTGCATCATGGATGCCTGGATCAAGCAGATGATTGACTCCAAGAAGTGGCGCGAGGCCGTTGCCAGCGGTAACACCGAGGGTCTGGAGAAGCCTACTCACCTGCTCCGCGACTTCACCGACTATGAGATCTCGCAGACCATTttcaccttcctcttcgcttCCCAGGATGCCACCAGCTCCGCCGCTACTTGGCTCTTCCAGATCATGGCTCAGCGCCCTGATGTGCTCGACCGTGTCCGTGAGGAGAACCTCAAGGTTCGCAACGGTGATATCCACGCTCCCATCAACATGGAGCAGCTTGAGTCGATGACCTACACCCGTGCCGTTGTTCGTGAGCTCCTCCGTTACCGCCCTCCTGTGCTCATGGTCCCCTACCTGGTCAAGAAGGCTTTCCCCATCACTGAGGATTACACCATCCCCAAGGGGTCCATGGTTGTTCCCACCACCTACATGGCTCTCCGCGACCCCGAAGTTTACCCCAACCCCGACTACTTTGACCCCGAGCGTTACTACTCGGGTGATGCCGAGGCCAAGGGTGCCAAGAACTATCTCGTTTTCGGCGTTGGTCCACACTACTGCCTCGGTCAGCACTATGCTCAGCTCAACCTTGCCCTTTTCGTTGGCAAggcttctcttctcctcgaCTGGAAGCACCACCCCACTCCTCTGTCCGAGGAGATCAAGGTGTTTGCCACCATCTTCCCCAAG GATGACTGTCCCCTCACTTTCGAGGAGCGCAAGTGGTAA